The genomic segment AAAATGTTGTTCCGACTGTGATTTGCTGGGCAAATAAATGATTCATTAATAAAAGGGATGCCGAAATTAAAAGTAGTTTTTTCATAATTATTGTGTTTTATGCTTGCTGGTAAACTAGTTTATATGTTTATAAAAGTTAAACTATACCACCCAAATGTGGGGAATATGTATATGTTTTATGTATTTATTATAACTCAAATTAGAGGGGTATATTAATGCTATACTCCCAAAGTTACAGTAATATTTTGTTTATTCAACAAAATGAGCAGTTTATTTAAAAAAACGATAAAACCCGAACATAAAAAAGGAGGGTTTTCCCTTTTAAAAACGCTGTGAACTTTCATCAGAACGAGCTAATAATAAATCAGATATAGCAAATATTCTCCGCATATTTAAGGAGTATATTGTGATCATTCTCCGCATACCGCATTTACTCACATTAACACAATGGGATTTTACTCATCAATCCCCAATTATAAAAAGCTATTATATTACATTAACATCTTGGGTTTAATGAGTATAATATAATAGTAATCAGTCGCATACAATTATTGTAATGACGAAAACTAAATATTTCTAATTTTTCTATTTACAAAAATATTTAATTATAGGTATAAATATTATAGCTGCCGGCAGGCTGTATGAGCGCGCATTATAGACTATTTTTTACTGTCAATTTTTTAATTTAAGCGTCTTTTAGAAAAACAGAGTATCTTTGCAGCAGGTTTATACCATTTTTGATTTCAATTAGTCACTACTCCACTTTGCTGCTTTAATAATAAATCTTTCACTCTGGCAAATTATTTCTCATTGAATTACGGATAGTCAGGCCGACATTAATTTATTTATAGCATAATTAGCAAAGTAGAATTTATGAAAAAACTAACATTAGGAGTTATTGGAACTTCAAGAAAAGAAGATGAAAAACGCGTACCAATTCATCCGGAACATTTATCACGTATACCGGAAGATATTAGGAAACAATTAATTTTTGAAAAGGGATATGGTATTCCTTTTGGTTTAGATGATGATTTTTTTATTTCTCAAACCGGAGGAGTTGCCTCTCGTCATGAATTATTGGCCGATTTAGGTTCGGTAATTATTGCGAAACCTGTATTAGCAGATTTACAAGAAATACGTGAAGGAGGTTTAATATGGGGTTATCCACATTCCGCACAACAACGTGATATTACGCAAGCTGCAATAGACCGAAAATTAACATTAATTGCATTTGAGGATATGTTTGTTTGGTCTCCTGATGGTCAAATAGGTAGACATACATTTTATAAGAATAATGAAATGGCAGGCTATTGTGCAGTTATTCATGCATTACAATTAAGGGGTATTGATGGCCATTATGGTAACCAACGAAAAGTAATTATTTTTAGTTTTGGGGCAGTTAGTCGCGGCGCTATTTATGCACTCAAAGCTCATGGTTTCAGAGATATTACAATTTGTATCCAAAGACCGGATTATGAGGTGCGTGAAGAAATTTTAGATGTTAATTATGTTCGTATCCGTAAAGGGAATAATGGTGAGGCCAGAATGGTAACTATTGAACACGATGGAACAGTTCGGCCTTTATCCGATTTAATCAGTGAATCTGAAATCATTATTAATGGCACCTATCAGGATACAGACAATCCAATCGATTTTGTCACGGAAGAAGAAAAAGATACTTTAAAATCAGGAAGTTTAATTATTGATGTAAGTTGCGACGAAGGTATGGGATTCTATTTTGCTAAGCCTACAACTTTTAAAACCCCAATTCTAAAGATCGATAGCATCGACTATTATGCAGTTGATCATACGCCAAGTTATCTATGGGAAAGTGCTTCAAGGTCGATTTCTGCAGCACTAATTATTTATCTACAAACAATTTTAGAAGGTCGTAAAAGTTGGATGAAAAACCCTACAATTCAAAAGGCTATCAATATTGATGATGGTGTGATTAAAAAAGAATCTGTTTTAACTTTTCAAAATCGTATGCAAAATTACCCACATGATTTTATAAAAAATTAACCGTCAGAACTATCAATTCTTGAGAATAAAGAATTTGAGCTCACTAATAATCAGTTAAATACGCTTGTTGATATATTGATTTTATCAACAATTGGGAGTTATTTTAGATTTATTGAAAATTAGAGCTTATTGAGCGACTTGCCCCGATTATTTTGGGGTTTAGCAGTCTGTGTAAGAAGCGTAGCAGATTCGAAGGTATTCGTTTTCGGTCGGCAAGACCGATAAAGAATCGTCAACTAAGTCGTACTAACAACTGCTGCTCCTATTACATATGATCCTTTTATAGAGAGTTATTTGTTAATTTTCATATCCAATGTGTTTTTCCCAACAGTATAAGCATATGAAGATGAAGGGATGTATTGAATATTTATTTTTCACTTCTCTATCTCTTTTCTTTCTCTCTTTTGAGTTTCATCTTTACTCAACTCCAAAGGCCAAAGCATTAAAAAGAAAGCATTAAAAAAAGCAAAATATGTCGCTCCCGATTGGGTTTCCAACACATCTTCAACAAGAAAAGAAAAGAAAATAGTTATAAAAAAGAGCCAATAAAACGGATTTTTAAAAGCAGCAATATAAACAGGGGGATAAAACAGTATAAAAAGGAAAAGAAAAAGACCAAAGACTCCAAAACTAAGCCAAAAACTTAAAAACTGATTATGCGGATGAAACCATAAATCTTTACTTAATTTGGTATTTATTTCCCTATAACCTTCTTGCATAATTGTAGTATTGTCGCCGCTACCGTAGCCAAAAAGGGAAGATTTCTTTATCATATGCCAACTGCTTTTCCAAAATTCTTGTCTCTGAGCTAAACTATAACCGGAAGGGTTATTGTTAATCCTTAATTGTTCCATCTCAAAAGCTAATTGCATTAAACGAACTTTAAATGCTGCTTTACTAACATAATTAATATTGGCAATACCATTTTCTATATTCAAAATATCCCTATCGGATAATTGACTAAATCCCAAACTGTCTTTACGTAAATCAAGAGATGTCAAATAACGAATAAGTGTTGTCTTTAGTTCTTGCCCTTTCCTATCCGTTCCATAAAAAGGAAATTCACTTTTGCTGCTCCACTGCTTATTTAACTCTTTTTCGCAAACATAGGCATAGATTCTTTTTCCGTTTTCTGTTAGTTCTTTTGGCTTATGGCTATAATAATTTCCTTGTGCTGTTTTTTTATCTAAGGGCAGGCTTTCTATTATTTCATCGTTCAAAAAAAGAGGCATTATAGAAGAAATTACAAAATAAGAAGCCGCAAATAGAGTAATGAAAAAGATAAATAAACTAAAGATAAATTTCTTGCCTTTGATTTGACTTAAAGTATAAATCCATAAAAATACTAAGGACAAAACAAAAATAATATAAGCCGATAAAGCACCCGTTTTCAGCATAAACACAAAAAGCCAAAGAACAATTAAAAAGGCTAAACCCTTGAGCCATATCTTTTTCCACTCATAAACAAGCAATAATAACAGACTGAAAATAGCCAAATTTATACTTAAACTAAATCGCATATGTTTTATAAACCTATCGGATAATATAGACTTAATATCTTTGCCCCAAATCCAATTTTCTACACTTACAAACAGACTTGCATATAGCACTCCGGCAATAAAAGCGATTAAAATCCAAATAGTTTTTTTCTTGGTAAACCGTGTTGAGCTACTAAAAAAGAAAGGCAAAAGTAATAAGGGTAGTTTTATTCGTAAGTCGTTAAACGCAGCTTCAAAATCGGCGGTATAAAGCAAGCCTACAAGATGTACAATAAATAATGAAGATAAAATAACAGCAATTCTATTACGAAAAAAGAGAGTGAGTTTTTCGCGATACCGTCCATCTAATATCCACAAACTTGCTAATGCAATTTGGCTCATACTCATTAGTAAACGAGATGTTGGAATAGCAAATGCCATTACTAAAAGAAAGAAAAAGAAAAATTCTTCGTAATAATTTTGTGATAATCTTGAAAGTATAAAACGGGGCTGCCGATTCATTATTTTTGTGGTCTTACTAGTGCTTGATAGGTATTTCTATCGCTTAAAACTTCAATAGCTTTTTGTACGGCTTCATCATTTCCTAAGCAAAGTCGTGCTGCGCCTTCGCGATAAAACTTATGAGTTAAGATTTCAAAACGCAAAATATTTTTTAGTTCTTGAACCGCCTGTGAGCTTTGCTGCTCCGAAAGCAATCTTTGTTGATTTTCGGCTTGCAGTAATAAATTTACTAACTCTTCTTGTCCTTTTTCATTCTCAATTTGTTTTCGCAAATCACGAACTTTCTTTTCTGTAGGGCTAACATAGCTGTAATTTCTTTCTGCAAGAAATTGTTTATAAGAATCTACAATCACATCATCAACAATAAAATTTTCATCAATCTCCTTACGGTTTTGTTTTGCAAAATACTCATTGGCAAACTCAAAAATAAAAAGTCGTTTATATTGATCAAGAAGTTGAGGATCGTTAACTTTTTTAATCATTTTAATATCGGGCGTAAGCCCTTTTCCTTCAAAGACTTCTCTTCCACTCAATGTGGTAAAGACTTCACTTGAAGCTTGTGATTCTTCGTTTTTAATACCTCTTCCGCTTGGCAATATAAAGCGTGCTATAGTAATTTTTAACTGAGCGTCGTAATTTAAAGGAACAACATTTTGCACCAATCCTTTTCCGTAAGTATTTTGTCCTATCAAAACAGCCCTATCAAAATCCTGAGCCGCTCCGGCCATTATTTCAGCTGCTGAAGCTGTTTGGTCATCGACTAAAAAAACCAATGGTATAGCAATATCTACAGCCGGACGTTGAGTACGGTAGATATATTCGCTCTTGGCCTGTTTACCTTCCGTTCTAACGAGTTCTAAACCACGTTGTAAAAATACATTTAAAGCATGAACGGCTTCTATTATTAAACCGCCTCCATTATCTCTCAAATCAATAATTAAACCTTTTGGATTTTCTTCTTTTAAATCGAGAAAAGCACTTAAGAACTCATTTGCAGCATTTAAAGTAAAAGATTGTAGGGAAATGTATGCAATAGAATTATCGAGCATAGTAGAAAATGCAACATTTCTTACCTTAATATTTTTACGAGTTAATAAATAATCTACCGAAGTTATTTCACCAAGTCTTTCAATACTTAACAAAAAAGGCTTTCCGGGTGTGCCTTTAAAAATAACACCAAGTTCTTTTTTTGTCATTTTTCTGGTGTCGTAACCATCAACTCTAAGTATTTTATCGCCTATTTGCAAACCCGCCTGATCGGCCGGCTGATCGGGCATAATGTTGGAAATATAAGCGTAGTCATTTTCGTTTTTTACAATTGCAAGTCCCACACCTCCGTACTTACCTGTACGTACATATTCAAAACTTTCTTTTTCTGCTTCGGGAATAAAAACAGTATACGGGTCTAATTCTGCCAATAAAGCATCAATAGCAGTTTTATTTAACTCAGAAAAATTTAATGTATCAATATACGACATCTTGAGTGTTTTGATAAGATTATTGTAAATCTCAAGATTCTTGGAATAATCAAATGCAATATCTTTATTTTGTGCGTTAAGTTTTAAACTTGATAAAACAAAGAAAAGTAAGAAGAGGAAAGCCGTTTTTTTTATCATAGGAATAAATATTGCCTTATATCTTTCATCAAATTTAATAAAAAAGAGTGAGGGTTATCGCTAAATGGCTTCTAATAATTCTAAAATGGACTTTATTTTTAAAAAACGTTCGTTATTTTGTTCATTATTAGTAACATTTTCGTGTATCCAAGTTGTGTGGTACGGAATATGAATGGCATAAGAACCCATAGCTAAAACGGGTAAGATATCTGATTTCACCGAATTACCTACCATTAAAAATTCATCGGGAGAAATTTCTAAACGCTCCAAGAGTTTTTGATAATCATCTTGGTTTTTATTACTCATTATTTCGATATGGTGAAAACATTTGGCTAAACCCGATTTTTTTAATTTTCGTTCCTGATCCAACAAATCGCCTTTAGTAGCCAAAACTAATTTTACACTTCTTTTATTTAAGTTTTCAAGAGTCAATCTAACTCCATCTAATAGTTTAATAGGTTTATTAATTAAAGCTTTACCCAAAGTTAAAATTTGATTGATAATTTCATTTTCGATTTTATCTTTAGTTATTTCTAAAGCCGTTTCTATCATCGAAAGCACAAAGCCTTTAACGCCATAACCATAGAGTTTAATATTTTGCGTTTCCGTTTTTAAGAGTATTTCGCTTACTTTTTCTTCCGGTAAATAATCTTTTAAAAGATGCGTAAACGCTCTTTCTGTTTCTCGATAATAAGTCTCATTTACCCAAAGCGTATCGTCAGCATCAAAAGCAATAATTTTAATTTTCGAGTTGATATTCATTTTTATCAATTTAGTTCTTATCAAGATACTTTATATCAAAAGTGTTCCTACACTCTGGGTTTCCACTTAATCTCTTCTCCACCAAGTTCTACGGCAAACTTACGAGCTAAAACAAATAAGAAATCCGAAAGGCGGTTCAAATATTTAATTGTTAAAGAATCTATATTAAATTCATTTGCCGCTTTAATTGTTTGGCGTTCGGCGCGTCGACAGATAGTACGGGCAATATGCGTATGCGAAGCCAAAATATGCCCCCCGGGCATAATAAAACTCGAAAGTTGAGGAAGAGTTTCATTCATTTTATCAATACTTTTTTCTAAAAGCTCTACATCGGTTTCAAATAACTTAGGCAAACTTTTAGATGATTCTTCGGAGTCGGCAGCAATCAGACTCTCGGCTGTAAACAACCTATCCTGTACCTCAAATAATAAATCACGTATATCTCCATCTTCCGACAAATCGCGTATTAAACCAATATAAGATTTTAGTTCATCAACCGTTCCGTAAGCTTCTATTCGCTGATGATATTTAGGAACGCGCTTTCCGCCAATTAAAGCCGTTTTACCTTTATCGCCTCCTTTGGTATATATTTTCCAGTCCATTATCAGTTTTTTTCTTTGTGCTAAATTAATGTATTTTCGTCGATGATGGTTTTGGATTTAAATTTTTAAGCTTCTATACTCAAAAAAGGCGTGAAAAATTTAATCAATTAATTCCGAGATTAAGATAAAATTTAGTGCTATATTTCAGGGTGTTTTTCAATAATCAAATTAATGACAACGTTTAAAAACAGACAATTTTATCAGTTTTGCGCTTATGGTTTTTTAAAAAACCTTCGGTTTTTCGACCCTTTTTTACTTCTATTTTTTCTTTCTAAAGGTTTTGATTATTTTGATATCGGGATGCTTTATGCTATTCGTGAAATGGGTTTTATTATAACCGAAATTCCCAGCGGTATTTTTGCTGATACTTTTGGGCGAAAAAAGACATTAATTATTTCTTATATCGCTTATCTGCTTTCGTTTTTAGGGTTTTATTTTGCACATTCTTTTGCCTTGGCTGCCACTGCAATGTTAGTTTTTTCTTTTGGCGAAAGCTTTCGTTCAGGGACGCATAAAGCACTTATTTTTACTTATTTAAAACATAAGGAATGGGATTCTTTAAAAACAGATTATTATGGAAACACCAGAGCCTGCTCCCAATTAGGCTCCGCCCTTTCTGCTACTCTTGCAGCTTTTATTGTTATTTTAAATGCCAATATTGAAACTATTTTTCTTTTTTCTACCATTCCTTATTTATTCGGACTGATTAACCTTAGTCTTTATCCTGCTTATTTAGACACTATTAATAAAAATGAATCTTTTAGTAAGCTTTGGAAAAAAGCATTACAGTTAAGCGTAGAAAGTTTGAAGGCATTTAAACAAAAGCAAATGGTTTTGGCAACATTTAATCTATCGTTTTACTCTGCTTATTATAAATCTGTAAAGGATTATTTTCAGGTACTTATTTTAAGTTTTAGTGCCGGCATTGTCTTTTTACCAAACTTTAATACTAATCAGCAAAATGCTATTTTTATTGGTATTGCTTATACTTTACTATTTCTTCTATCTTCTGTTGCATCAAAAAAATCACAAAAATTTCTATCGTTTTTTACTTCCGATAAAAGAGCTTTAAACTAT from the Bacteroidales bacterium genome contains:
- a CDS encoding N(5)-(carboxyethyl)ornithine synthase, giving the protein MKKLTLGVIGTSRKEDEKRVPIHPEHLSRIPEDIRKQLIFEKGYGIPFGLDDDFFISQTGGVASRHELLADLGSVIIAKPVLADLQEIREGGLIWGYPHSAQQRDITQAAIDRKLTLIAFEDMFVWSPDGQIGRHTFYKNNEMAGYCAVIHALQLRGIDGHYGNQRKVIIFSFGAVSRGAIYALKAHGFRDITICIQRPDYEVREEILDVNYVRIRKGNNGEARMVTIEHDGTVRPLSDLISESEIIINGTYQDTDNPIDFVTEEEKDTLKSGSLIIDVSCDEGMGFYFAKPTTFKTPILKIDSIDYYAVDHTPSYLWESASRSISAALIIYLQTILEGRKSWMKNPTIQKAINIDDGVIKKESVLTFQNRMQNYPHDFIKN
- a CDS encoding O-antigen ligase family protein yields the protein MNRQPRFILSRLSQNYYEEFFFFFLLVMAFAIPTSRLLMSMSQIALASLWILDGRYREKLTLFFRNRIAVILSSLFIVHLVGLLYTADFEAAFNDLRIKLPLLLLPFFFSSSTRFTKKKTIWILIAFIAGVLYASLFVSVENWIWGKDIKSILSDRFIKHMRFSLSINLAIFSLLLLLVYEWKKIWLKGLAFLIVLWLFVFMLKTGALSAYIIFVLSLVFLWIYTLSQIKGKKFIFSLFIFFITLFAASYFVISSIMPLFLNDEIIESLPLDKKTAQGNYYSHKPKELTENGKRIYAYVCEKELNKQWSSKSEFPFYGTDRKGQELKTTLIRYLTSLDLRKDSLGFSQLSDRDILNIENGIANINYVSKAAFKVRLMQLAFEMEQLRINNNPSGYSLAQRQEFWKSSWHMIKKSSLFGYGSGDNTTIMQEGYREINTKLSKDLWFHPHNQFLSFWLSFGVFGLFLFLFILFYPPVYIAAFKNPFYWLFFITIFFSFLVEDVLETQSGATYFAFFNAFFLMLWPLELSKDETQKRERKEIEK
- a CDS encoding S41 family peptidase, with the translated sequence MIKKTAFLFLLFFVLSSLKLNAQNKDIAFDYSKNLEIYNNLIKTLKMSYIDTLNFSELNKTAIDALLAELDPYTVFIPEAEKESFEYVRTGKYGGVGLAIVKNENDYAYISNIMPDQPADQAGLQIGDKILRVDGYDTRKMTKKELGVIFKGTPGKPFLLSIERLGEITSVDYLLTRKNIKVRNVAFSTMLDNSIAYISLQSFTLNAANEFLSAFLDLKEENPKGLIIDLRDNGGGLIIEAVHALNVFLQRGLELVRTEGKQAKSEYIYRTQRPAVDIAIPLVFLVDDQTASAAEIMAGAAQDFDRAVLIGQNTYGKGLVQNVVPLNYDAQLKITIARFILPSGRGIKNEESQASSEVFTTLSGREVFEGKGLTPDIKMIKKVNDPQLLDQYKRLFIFEFANEYFAKQNRKEIDENFIVDDVIVDSYKQFLAERNYSYVSPTEKKVRDLRKQIENEKGQEELVNLLLQAENQQRLLSEQQSSQAVQELKNILRFEILTHKFYREGAARLCLGNDEAVQKAIEVLSDRNTYQALVRPQK
- a CDS encoding HAD family hydrolase — encoded protein: MNINSKIKIIAFDADDTLWVNETYYRETERAFTHLLKDYLPEEKVSEILLKTETQNIKLYGYGVKGFVLSMIETALEITKDKIENEIINQILTLGKALINKPIKLLDGVRLTLENLNKRSVKLVLATKGDLLDQERKLKKSGLAKCFHHIEIMSNKNQDDYQKLLERLEISPDEFLMVGNSVKSDILPVLAMGSYAIHIPYHTTWIHENVTNNEQNNERFLKIKSILELLEAI
- a CDS encoding cob(I)yrinic acid a,c-diamide adenosyltransferase → MDWKIYTKGGDKGKTALIGGKRVPKYHQRIEAYGTVDELKSYIGLIRDLSEDGDIRDLLFEVQDRLFTAESLIAADSEESSKSLPKLFETDVELLEKSIDKMNETLPQLSSFIMPGGHILASHTHIARTICRRAERQTIKAANEFNIDSLTIKYLNRLSDFLFVLARKFAVELGGEEIKWKPRV
- a CDS encoding MFS transporter, with amino-acid sequence MTTFKNRQFYQFCAYGFLKNLRFFDPFLLLFFLSKGFDYFDIGMLYAIREMGFIITEIPSGIFADTFGRKKTLIISYIAYLLSFLGFYFAHSFALAATAMLVFSFGESFRSGTHKALIFTYLKHKEWDSLKTDYYGNTRACSQLGSALSATLAAFIVILNANIETIFLFSTIPYLFGLINLSLYPAYLDTINKNESFSKLWKKALQLSVESLKAFKQKQMVLATFNLSFYSAYYKSVKDYFQVLILSFSAGIVFLPNFNTNQQNAIFIGIAYTLLFLLSSVASKKSQKFLSFFTSDKRALNYSIIVGVLVGGFAGLLLYFDLKLIAVLLFFGIYIIENLRKPIGISRVINYSNEKINATILSIGSQIQAAITALLALFIGFIADLYSVSLALILSALLLLLLSPLYWLKK